In the Quercus lobata isolate SW786 chromosome 5, ValleyOak3.0 Primary Assembly, whole genome shotgun sequence genome, one interval contains:
- the LOC115989483 gene encoding serine/threonine-protein kinase tricorner-like — protein sequence MDSARSWFKKFQPRVKTEPSKKETESGKDAHKSVNDEVPSDAAQQRAAAAKQYIENHYKSQMKCLQDRKERRWIVERKLADAEVSKEEQMDILKYLEQQETEYMRLQRHKMGVDDFELLTIIGRGAFGEVRLCREKATRHVYAMKKLKKSEMLRRGQVEHVKAERNLLAEVDSTYIVKLYCSFQDDDFLYLIMEYLPGGDMMTLLMRKETLSEDEARFYVGETVLAIESIHKHNYIHRDIKPDNLLLDRNGHIKLSDFGLCKPLDCSSFPNLSENDHGVGRNFKSSLESSSHSNLHSAPRRTQQEQLLHWQKNRRMLAYSTVGTPDYIAPEVLLKKGYGMECDWWSLGAIMYEMLVGFPPFYSEEPMSTCRKIVNWRTHLKFPEEAKLSAEAKDLICKLLCNVERRLGTKGAFEIKAHTWFKGLQWDRLYEMEAAFIPEVNDELDTQNFEKFEESAAMEQSSSKSGPWRKMLPSKDANFVGYTYKNFEIVSEDHIPGIAQLKKKTNKPKRPSIQSLFDTPDPPVLGSFLNVSGTISEVSESPEPLLHSARPAQHQHKPMR from the exons TGGTTTAAGAAATTCCAACCTAGAGTGAAAACTGAACCCTCCAAGAAGGAAACGGAAAGTGGGAAGGATGCACATAAGTCTGTGAATGATGAAGTACCTTCAGATGCAGCACAACAGAGGGCAGCAGCAGCCAAGCAGTATATTGAGAACCATTACAAGTCCCAAATGAAGTGTTTGCAAGATAGGAAGGAGAG GCGCTGGATAGTGGAGAGAAAGCTTGCTGATGCTGAAGTTTCGAAGGAAGAGCAAATGGATATTCTGAAATATTTAGAGCAACAGGAGACAGAATATATGCGCCTTCAAAGACATAAGATGGGTGTTGATGATTTTGAACTTTTGACCATTATAGGAAGGGGTGCATTTGGGGAG GTGAGACTTTGCAGAGAGAAAGCTACTAGGCATGTTTATGCAATGAAGAAGCTGAAGAAATCTGAGATGCTCCGCAGAGGCCAG gtGGAACATGTTAAAGCTGAAAGAAATCTTCTTGCGGAAGTTGATAGTACTTACATTGTCAAGCTCTACTGCTCCTTTCAAGATGATGATTTTTTGTATCTTATAATGGAATATCTTCCTGGTGGTGACATGATGACATTACTAATGCGCAAAGAAACCTTGAGTGAGGATGAGGCCAGGTTTTATGTTGGGGAGACGGTCCTCGCCATCGAGTCTATTCACAAGCACAACTACATCCACAG GGATATCAAGCCTGATAATTTGCTGCTTGACCGTAATGGCCATATTAAGCTTTCGGATTTTGGGTTGTGTAAGCCCTTGGACTGTAGTAGTTTTCCGAATCTTAGTGAGAATGACCATGGAGTGGGAAGGAATTTCAAATCTTCATTGGAGAGTAGCAGCCATTCGAATTTGCATTCTGCACCAAGGCGGACCCAACAGGAACAGTTATTGCACTGGCAAAAAAACAGGCGAATGTTG GCTTATTCAACAGTGGGAACACCAGACTACATTGCCCCAGAAGTACTACTGAAGAAAGGATATGGAATGGAGTGTGACTG GTGGTCTCTTGGAGCAATCATGTATGAGATGCTTGTGGGTTTTCCACCATTCTATTCTGAAGAACCAATGTCAACATGCAGAAAG ATCGTAAACTGGAGAACTCATTTGAAATTTCCTGAAGAAGCTAAGCTGTCTGCTGAGGCCAAAGATCTCATTTGCAAGCTTCTCTGCAATGTTGAGCGAAGGCTTGGGACAAAAGGAGCTTTtgaaataaaa GCACACACATGGTTTAAAGGATTACAGTGGGATAGATTATATGAGATGGAAGCTGCTTTCATTCCAGAGGTTAACGATGAGTTAGATACTCAGAACTTTGAGAAGTTTGAAGAG TCAGCGGCCATGGAACAATCTTCATCAAAATCGGGTCCATGGAGAAAG ATGCTTCCATCCAAGGATGCGAATTTCGTTGGTTATACGTACAAGAATTTTGAGATCGTGAGCGAGGATCATATACCTGGCATTG CTCAATTGAAGAAAAAGACCAACAAGCCCAAGAGACCTTCCATTCAGTCATTATTTG ACACACCCGATCCACCTGTTTTGGGAAGCTTTCTCAATGTTTCAGGTACAATATCAGAGGTCTCTGAAAGCCCTGAGCCACTGCTTCATTCTGCTAGACCTGCACAACATCAACACAAGCCTATGAGATGA